The genomic DNA CAACTTCGAAGACGGTGATCTGGTGACTGGCGATCTCGTGCGACCGAACGGCGAGCTCCTCAACGTGCGGCGTCGCGGGCGCCGCTCGACCCTCATCCGGATTCGCGAGCACTTCATCCCCGAGATGCTCAAGTCCGTCGAAGACCTCTGAGATCCCGTCTGACGACCGCCCAGCAACGGCTGTCTGGAGAAGCTAGTGGCACACAACATCCCGATCTCGTTCAAGATCTACGCCGGCGACGAGCTCGTCCGGACCGAGTCGCTCACGCAGGACATCATCAAGGTCGGCAAGCTGCAGTCGTCGCACTTGCGCATCGACGACGACAACGTCTCGCGCATGCACGCGGTCATCGAGGTGACCAGCCCGACGGAGGTCTTCATCATCGACCTCGGGTCTGCGTCTGGGACAGTCGTCAACGGCAAGAAGGTCAACAAGGCTCAGCTCAACTCCGGTGACGAGCTGACCTTGGGTGGCAGCCGCGTCGTCGTCGAGATCGGGGCCGCCGCAGCGGTTGCCGCTCCGCCGCCGGCTGCTCCACCGCCGCGTGCCCCCGCGCCTCCGCCCATCGCCAAGGCGGCGCCGCCCGCGCCCGCGGCCGCGGCCGCGCCGGCCGCCCCCGCGGCGCCTGCGGTTGCTGCCGCGCCTCCGCCGCCCAAGCCTGCTGCGCCCGCGGCCACCCCGTTCGCGGCCTCCGCAGCCGCCCCAAACCCCTTTGGGGCGGCCAAGAAGGCGCTCCCGAATCCGTTCGCACCACCCCCGACCACGAGCAGTCGCTCGCTGGAGGACGTGGACCTCAGCACCATCGACCCGGAGAAGCTCACCTATGGGGTCGTCGCGAGCGGCCCCCCGGTCGACCCCAACGAGGTCGAGACAGCGGAGCAGGCGCTCGAGGTCATGGTCATGTGGGGCAAGTCCGTGCTCCACGTCGACCACCTGAAGCCAGCTCGCACGTTCTGGGTGGGTGAGCCCGAGGGCAAAGAGGAGGTGGACTACCTCATCGCTCCGGACATCCTCGGGATGTCGCGCATGCCCGTGTGCGTGGTCAGCGGCGGATCCACCGCGATGGTGTTCCCACAGGGAGCCACTGGCGAGGTGATGATCGGCGACCAGACGACGGCCATCGAGAGCATCAACCTCGGCGCGTGCCCGGAGGTTCCGAACGCCCAGCAGTACCTCGTCCCGGACGGCGCGATGGTGCGCGTGAACTGGAAGGGGTTCACGTTCATGGTGCGCTCGGTCAAGGCGGGTAAGAAGGTCGCGACGGGCTTCTCGCTCGACTGGGTACCGCTCGCCTATCTGGGCGGCGTGATGCTGTTCGTCGGGGCACTGCTCACGGCGATGTACTTCTCGCCTCCGCCCGTCGCTGGCTTGAACAACGACATCATCGACCCGAACAGCCGCTTGGCGCAGTTCATCATCGAGCCCCCCGAGACGGAAGAGCCGCCCGAAGAAGAAGAGGAGGCGCCGAGCGAGGACGCTGGTGGCACCGGTACGGCGCACGAGGGGGAGAGCGGTGCGATGGGTGACGAGCGCGCGGAGCGCACGGACAACCACTACTCCATCCAGGGTGACGCGAACCCAGAGGATCAACAGATGGCGCGCCAGGAGGCGCGTGAGCAGGCGGCCACCGCTGGTGTCGTCGGCGCACTGGCCGCGCTCTCTGGCTCGTTCATGTCGCCGACCTCGCCCTACGGTGGCGACCAGGCCATTGGCGCGGGGGAGATCAGCGCGCTAGGCGCCCTCACGGGGTCGCAGGCGGGCTCCAACTTCGGCATGGGCGGCCTCGGCCTCACGGGCACCGGTCGTGGTGGTGGCGGCTTCGGCCAGGGCACCATCGGCATGGGCACCATCGGCACCATCGGTCACGGCAGCGGCCGTGGAACGGGCAGCGGCATCGGTGACGGAGGCGGCCTCGGCGATCGTCAGGCGTCCCGCCCGCAGATCCGCCCGGGTACGGCGGCGGTTCGTGGTTCGCTCTCGGCGGACGTCATTCGCCGCGTGGTGCGTCGCCACCTCGGCGAGGTGCGCTTCTGCTATGAGCAGGCCCTGAACTCGCAGCCTGACCTCCGCGGTACGGTCTCCGTACGCTGGATCATCTCGCCCACCGGGTCGGTGACCACCTCCACCGTGTCGGGGTCCACGCTCGGCAGCGCACGCGTCGAGAGCTGCGTTGCGTCGGCGGTGCGTCGCTGGACCTTCCCGGCGCCGGATGGTGGCGGTCTGGTCTCGGTCACCTATCCGTTCACGCTCGAATCCAACTGAGCCCACGCGGCTTCCCAAAGAAAACGGCGCCCCTCAGAGGGCGCCGTTTTTCGTGGCGTGCACGCATGTGCCAAGCGTGTCTTCCCCGAACATCGTGCAAGTGAGCAAAGTTTTGCATTGTGATCTGCTCGCCGAATTCCGTACCATCGGTGCCCCATGAGCCGGCTTCAGACCATCGGTTTTTCACTGGTTTTTTTCGTGATTCTGACGGGCGGCAATTGCTCCCGCGCGCGCGTCGAGTCGATGACCCACATGAACGTGGGCGTCGCCGCAGCGCGCACGGGACGCTACGCAGACGCGAAACAGGAGCTCGAGCGCGCCATCGCGCTCGATCCCACGAATGATCAGGCGTTCTTCAACCTCGCGATCGTCCACATGGAGCTGTCCGAGTGGGAGGTGGCGGAAGAGCACTTGAGCCGCGCCATCACCGTCAACCCCGAGCCTGCCGGTTATCACGAGAAGCTCGGCACCGTGCGCATGCAGCTCGAGCAGTGGGAGCGCGCGAAGGAGGCCTTCGAGGGCGCCATCGCGGCCGACCCGAACGTCTTCAAGGCGTACTACAAGCTGGCGCAGTGCCTCGAGCGACTCGACGACCCACACGGCGCGCTGGTCAACTACACCGAGTCGGCCCGACGCGGCCCGCGCTTCATCGAGGCGTACGTCGCCCTCGGTCGTCTCTATGCGGACCAGGGCTTCCCGGAGCTCGCCACGCGCGTGCTGCGCAGCGGCCTCGACGTCGCCATTCCGCGTACGGACGAGCAGGCGCAGCTCTATCACGTGCTGGGCACCATCCAGCAGGAGCAGGGCAACTACGCGGCCGCGGTGGAGTCCTTCCGCGCGGCGCTCGACATCATGCCGGGCATGAGCGATGCGCTGTTCTCCATCGGCTGGACGTACGCCGAGATGGACCAGCGTGAGGAGGCCGTCCGGTACCTGGAGATGTACGTGGCCGGCGCGGGGCAGAACGCTTCCGAGCACTACGTGCGCGCCGCGCGTTCCAAGCTGGATCAGCTTTCACTGTAGGCCCCCCACCCCCCAACTCAGAGACGCAGGGCGCGGCTCCTTCCGAGCGTGAAGAGCGCGACCCCATCATTCAGCGGGAATCAAGAGCATGTCCGACGAGTACGAGATCGACGACACCGCAGCAGCAGAGATGGCAGACGACACGTCGGACGCAGAAGCGTCCGCTCCAGCGCCCCTTGCAGAGGAACAGGAAGAGGTCTCCATGGAGTTGACCGCGGAAGAGCAGGCTCAGATCGCCGAGCTGGATGAGGCGCTCGAGAAGTTCGAGGGGCAGAAGCGCTGGTCGGATTACATCCGCACGCTGCTGCAGAAGGCCGAGATCTTCCGCGATCCGGAGATGAAGGCCAACCTGTATCGCGCGGCGGGCATGCTCTACCTCGACCGCTCGAGCAACCAAGCCGAGGCCATCAAGTGCTTCGAGCACGTCCTCGAGGTCGCTCCGAACGACATCGAGTCGATGACGCGACTCAAGGAGATGTACGAGAAGCGCCGCGACTGGGAGAGCCTGATTGGCATCATGGGTCGCGAGGCGGAGATGCTCGACCCAGCCGACCGGCCGCTGCGCTTCGTCGAGATGGCCGAGCTCGCGACCGAGCGCTTGCGCAAGCCCGACATCTGCATCGACTTGTGGAAGCGGGTGCTCACGGTAGACCCGTCGAACGGGTCCGCGCTCGACGCCCTGTCCAACCTGTACGAGCGCGCGCGCGAGTGGGAGCCACTGGCCGGTGTGCTCGAGGTCCTGTGCGAGGGCAACGCGGACGAGAGCAAGCTCCTGGCCGACCTGCAGAAGCTCGGCATGATCTACGCCGACAAGATCGGTGATGACGCCGGAGCCGTGCGCGCCTTCCAGCGCGTGTTGGCGCTCGATCCGAACGACCGTCGGGCGCAGGAGCAGCTGAAGCGCCGCTATGTCGCGCTCAAGGCCTGGGACGACCTCGAGCTGTTCTACGCCGACAGCGAGAAGTGGGACGAGCTCATCCGTCTGATCGAGAAAGAGGCGGACGGGAAGGAGACGCCCGACGAGGAAAAGATCGATCTCCTGTTCCGCGCGGCCCGTCTGTGGGAGGAGAAGAAGGAAAAGCCCGACCGAGCGGCGCGCGCGTACGAGAAGGTGCTCGACATCGACGCGGACAACCTGCGCGCAGCGGAGTCACTCTCGCCCATCTACGAGAGCGCCAATGACCCCCGCAAGCTGGTGGCCGTGTACGAGGTGCGCCTGCGGCACGTGACGGATCCCGACCAACGCGTGGCGCTGCTGCGCGAGACGGGTCTGCTCTACGAGGAGCGGCTGCGGTCACCGGAGCAGGCGTTCGAAAAGTACCTCGAGGCGTTCGGCGTGGCGCCGCATCAGGAGGTGGTGCGTGAAGACGTCGATCGTCTGTCCGCGGGTGTCGAGGGTGGGGTGGGGCGCGTCATCGAGGCCTACGCCGCTGCCATCGAAGCCGGGACGGACCCCGTGGAGGTGACCGAGCTGCGCATGAGCTTCGGCGCCGTGCTGACGCAGGCCGAGCGCATCGACGACGCCATCGCGCAGTACCGCGTGGTCTACGACGACGTGCCCGATCACGAGGGGGCCATCTCGGCGTTGGCCGAGCTGTATCGCCAGACGCAGCGCTTCAGCGACATGCTGGGCATCTACGACCGCCGCATCGAGCTCGAGTCGGATCCCGAGGCCCGGCGCCAGATGGCGTACGCGCGCGCGTCGCTGTTCGTGAACGAGCTGTCGGATCCAGCGCACGCCGTGGAGGCCTACCAGGCGATCCTCGCGGAGTACGGGGATGCGGAGGTGGACGCGTACCGCGCCCTCGACGAGCTGTTCGAGAGCCAGGGGCGGTGGGCCGACTTTGCGGACATCGTCGAGCGACGCATCCTCTTGGCGGAGTCGCCGGAGGAGGAGGCCGCCCTCAAGTTCCGGCTCGGCCGAGCGCTGGAAGAGCACCTCGACCAGAAGACGCGGGCCGTCGAGCTGTACCACGAGGTGGTCAGCGCGCTGCCCGAGCACGACGGGGCGCGCGAGGCCCTCGAGGCGTTGCTGGTGGACGAGACGGTTGGCGTTCAGTCGGCGCGCATCCTGGTGCCCATCTACCAGGTCCGCGAGGAGAACGAGCGGCTCATTCGCGCGCTGCGCGTGCTCCATCGCGGGACCGACGTGGCGGACGAGCGGCTCGAGCTGCTGACGCAGATCGGGGACGTCTACGCGTATCAGATCGAGAACCCCGCGAAGGCGTTCGACGCGTTCTGTGAGGCTCTCCGCGAGGTGCCCTCGGACGCCAACACGCTGGCGCGTCTCGAGGCGATGGCCATCGAGCAGGAGAGCTTCGCGCCGTTGGTGGAGTTGGTTGGCGAGCTCGCCGGCAGCGTCGAGGACACCGATCTGGCCCGCACGCTGTGGATCAAGGCGGCGCAGATCTACGACACCCAGCTGGGCAACGTCGACGGGGCGGTGACGGCCTACCGCAAGG from Sandaracinaceae bacterium includes the following:
- a CDS encoding TonB family protein is translated as MAHNIPISFKIYAGDELVRTESLTQDIIKVGKLQSSHLRIDDDNVSRMHAVIEVTSPTEVFIIDLGSASGTVVNGKKVNKAQLNSGDELTLGGSRVVVEIGAAAAVAAPPPAAPPPRAPAPPPIAKAAPPAPAAAAAPAAPAAPAVAAAPPPPKPAAPAATPFAASAAAPNPFGAAKKALPNPFAPPPTTSSRSLEDVDLSTIDPEKLTYGVVASGPPVDPNEVETAEQALEVMVMWGKSVLHVDHLKPARTFWVGEPEGKEEVDYLIAPDILGMSRMPVCVVSGGSTAMVFPQGATGEVMIGDQTTAIESINLGACPEVPNAQQYLVPDGAMVRVNWKGFTFMVRSVKAGKKVATGFSLDWVPLAYLGGVMLFVGALLTAMYFSPPPVAGLNNDIIDPNSRLAQFIIEPPETEEPPEEEEEAPSEDAGGTGTAHEGESGAMGDERAERTDNHYSIQGDANPEDQQMARQEAREQAATAGVVGALAALSGSFMSPTSPYGGDQAIGAGEISALGALTGSQAGSNFGMGGLGLTGTGRGGGGFGQGTIGMGTIGTIGHGSGRGTGSGIGDGGGLGDRQASRPQIRPGTAAVRGSLSADVIRRVVRRHLGEVRFCYEQALNSQPDLRGTVSVRWIISPTGSVTTSTVSGSTLGSARVESCVASAVRRWTFPAPDGGGLVSVTYPFTLESN
- a CDS encoding tetratricopeptide repeat protein, with protein sequence MSRLQTIGFSLVFFVILTGGNCSRARVESMTHMNVGVAAARTGRYADAKQELERAIALDPTNDQAFFNLAIVHMELSEWEVAEEHLSRAITVNPEPAGYHEKLGTVRMQLEQWERAKEAFEGAIAADPNVFKAYYKLAQCLERLDDPHGALVNYTESARRGPRFIEAYVALGRLYADQGFPELATRVLRSGLDVAIPRTDEQAQLYHVLGTIQQEQGNYAAAVESFRAALDIMPGMSDALFSIGWTYAEMDQREEAVRYLEMYVAGAGQNASEHYVRAARSKLDQLSL